ttttgagtaatgaaccaggctgggagtttttaaaagcctcaggaatctttttgcaggtgtttagagttaattagttgattcagatgattaggttaatagctcgtttagagaacctttgcatgatatgctaattttttgagttttcatgagctgtatgccaaaatcatcagtattaaaacaataaaagacctgaaatatttcagttggtgtgcaatgaatctaaaatatatgaaagcttaatttttatcattacattatggaaaataatgaacttttatcacaatatgctaattttttgagaaggacctgtataataaCGATGTTAGTGTGTTGTATAGTAGTTTCTATATATgtgtaattttacaattaatacaGATACCCATCTGGAAACAAAAATCCAGTCGAGGGGATGAACCAGTAATCTGGGTAAGAGCAATGTTTAATAAGGAAACATGAGCATTGGGGTGTTTTTTAACTTAACTCTTACTAATGTAAGTTTTTTTGTGCAATTGCCTTTAGGATTACCATGTTGTTCTTCTACATGTAAATAAACAAGGACTGAGCTATATATATGATTTAGACACCATCCTTCCCTTCCCTTGCTTACTTGATGTATATTCAAAGGAGGCTTTTCGTTCTGACGAGCATTTAAAACCTGCTTTCTGGAGGCAAGTTAAGAACTGATCTGAACTGCATTTCATCAAATGCTATCAAGTTTATAATACTAACCCTATCAGTGGTTATCTGCTGTGTTTCAGGAAACTTCGTGTCATACCAGGCGACATCTACATGAAAAGGTTTGCTTCTGATCGGTCACATATGAAGGACTCTGACGGGAACTGGCGTATGCCGCCCCCACCATACCCATGTTTAGAGACGTCAGGTTGTTTAGTAAAATTAGTGTTCTGTTAATTTGGCTCATAATTCTGTAAATATTGTTACTCTGTGTGTCCTTTTATCTTACAGCTGCCGGCTGGTGAGTACTTCATGGTTTAGGCTAGATTTGAATACCTGAATAATCGTAGGGTTAAAGGTGTAAGATAAAAGGACACACTTAGTAACAATATCATAATTTCTTCTTCCTCTTACACTGTATGTGTTCTTTTCACAGAATCTAAAATGAATCTTGATCACTTCATCTGCATGGATGCTCGAGTGGGATATGGAGAGGTTTACAGCCTTTCAGACTTTGTTCAAAACTTTgaagtgaaataattttttttctttatgcaaacaCTTTATGTTGAAAAATGGACATGAACAGAGCCTCAGGGAAAGATCCCATTAGCACGGACAGTACTGTGAAGAAGCAGGTCTTGAGATGCGTATCTATTGCCtgtcaaactctctctctttttttactaAGAGAACAGTTCCGATCACATACCTTACAAGGTGATTCATAATTACAGTCAGGTACACAAATCACAGAAAGAAATGTCCGTGAAATAAGCAGGATGTAACATTTGTTGATAACATGTATCCTTTTATAAAGAAATCAGTTACACAGatgtacaaataataaaagtGCAACATTCAAATTAACAGCCAAACCAAAACAGTAAACCGTGTAAGCAGTTGCAGTGCTGTAGTTTAAGCAATTGCTGCCAAGTAATCCTTCACCTCAGCAGGAGACAGTCTGCGAAATCCTGCTTCATTACAGATGCCCACTTCAATGTTTTCCTCTGTCATCTGACCTTCAAAACTttcctgtaagaaaaaaaaatgccattgatCTTGTTTTGAGCCATGTGATATAGGAAGTTTATAGTTATTTAGAGATAAACTCACCTTCAAAGTTAAGATGGCAGTGTGTATAGCATCTTCAAGTTCCAGATCTTCATTATATCTGTAATGAAATTGTACAAAGCCATGCTGTaaatcttttgcaaaataatttccATCTTTTTCTATCTTATACACTACAATAAATCAACCTGCATAAGTCATCAATTTGATACCTtttttcaagaaatgtttttCCATTGACATAGCTCTTTCCCATTGCTGTGGCTTTCCAGGCAAAGTACGCTCCCTGTGGGATATCACCATTGAGACATGAGAATACAACATAAATAGTTGCATGTTGAATATAGAGAATAAACAGTGATGTGATTGGTATTGATTTGTCGTACAGATGGGTCTGACTGAAATAAGTATGGTCTGTCTTCATCCCAACCGGCAATGAGAAGAGAGACTCCAAATGGCCGCACACCTCTAGAAAACATGAGAATAAAATTACCGCAAGAGCTCTGATTAAAGTAAggtataataaaagataaaaagaagtGAACGCACCCTGACTGTGTGTATTCTTGCATAACAGAAGCCACTCTCTGTACCAGCTGGCCTGTGGGGATCGGCTCTTGGTATACCAGGAAATACTGCTGCGCCAGCTTTCTTGCTCTTCTGACCAGCACCCTGCCAAGAGAGATCATTCCCAGAATCACTCCCTACAGACCACAGCAACTTCAGCTGTCACTGACACAGCCCTGCTGTAACtgagatattttgaggaatgttttttgaataatgttggtgttcttgtttttttgttgttttttttttggtgtttttaattttgtcttcttcaatgttccactgaagaaagtcagTTATAGGTTCGGAACAGCATGGGGGAAGTAGATAATGACATCGTTTCTATTTatgggtggactattcctttaagagtttCATTTTTAGAAGATATCAGCCAtccatttgaaataaatactgcACTGTTATGTCATACCTGTAGTCCGGACCCATCCCACTGTACACCATGCCAATGTGTTTGGTTATTGGCTCGACTTTGTGCACGCTCTGTTCATCATACAGTATGGACTTCTGTTTCTTCTCAGTTGCCAGCACAACTCCATTTGatgctgaaaaacaaatttacaatTGAAGTGCAGCATACCTCAGAGATGCAAACTCGGCATGGTGACAAAgactgatctatatataaacaaaccttTGATTCCTACAGATGGAGCACCGGCTGCTACAGCGGCCAGAGCATATTCAATCTGCACCAGTTTGCCAGAGGGGCTGTATTGAAGAAGAAAATTGCATTCGTTTTAcagaaatacatttgaaatgcatCTAAACTGAAGCTGAATGTATAGCTTATTTTCGACcaattaattttgatttgaaataatttcaccataattattttaataatttcaaactgACACATTTTTAGCTTTAACAAAAGCTTCATACTAACttttacatacttttttaatattaggTCACTgaacacaaaccacaaaaaaaaaataatggataaaaaaaagagtaatattcgCCACAAAATCTGtagtaaaaatgacaataaataactTGAGTAAAGAAATAAAGCACTAATAgagaaagatgaacaaaagtcctAAAAGCTCGGTAGTAAGTAACATCGTGACACTGCATCTCTGATGTGACACACGATTAAGTGCGTGTAACACACATGACGAACAAAACACAACTATTTTCAGTGAGTGCATGCAACAAAAGATtcataatgaaatattacaacCTCCTATCAATCAATAATGGACGTAATTACCTAAATGTTGTGAGAGAAAAACTGTAACCTCGTTCTGCCATTTTTGTCTTTTGCTACGGAAGTACATCAAATCAACTTCCGCCAACTTTTTGTGAACACActcgtcaaaataaaagtgtacAAACTGAACAAATAACATAGCACTCTTTCCGTATcaaagacatttaattgtttCGTACGTTTCTGagtaatacaaatttatatatatatatacacatatatatatatatatatatatatatatatatatatatatatatatatatatatatatatatataaacacacgaCTATTGTATTAGCATgaacacacattttatttaaaacaaatatatttctcatatctttaaaatgtacatattctGCGAAGATtcagaaatgtataaatacaagATGTAGATTGTGGCAGAAGTTCCCTAGGACTGTGATCATAGATGAGTGACCACAATGCTATGATGTAGTGACATATATGTGACCAGCAGATGGCCTCAGTGGTGTTTACAGCGCTTCGAAATAGAAAAGCATTTTTCGAATcaattgcttttttcttttttatagacTCAGCTCCGTTTCTCCCATTACTACACACAGAGACTAACTTATTACGACATTTATTTAGCCTCGTTCATTTTTGTTTGGTAATACTGAAACAACTTCAAAACAAAGTGacacatacaattaaaataaacaaataaataaaagtactcaATTAACTTATCCATCTCGGGCATGCACAGGACAATTTATTGAAATCATCATCATCTTATCATTTTGAGTACTTGAGGAAAACCTTTATTATGTAACTAGAGTGTCTTCTGTCGGAAGTCAGAATCGTCAGTTCAGCTTCACGTCTACCGTGTTTTAGCGCCGAGGTATTGTGCCTAAATATTGATCAATCTGCAACATTTCACCTTATAAATATGATGTTTGAGGTTTTAAATGGCGTTTATGGTtaataatgatgatttttaaTCTGGGCAGTTTTGTCCATCACACGGTTTAGATGAGTTTTGAATAAGCGGATGAGCTGCTAGCTAATGTGGTGTTCGCGGTCTCTGTGTtgtgatttctgttttttataaaaCGGGGTTCTCTCCCTGGGGAAGACACTCCTCGTCATTTACGTTATACATTTCTTAGCgcctattataaaatattttaatatttatatcgTTACGATGGTTTATTTTTAGATTGTCCTATATTTCTCTCGTGTAAATCAGATAACGCTAGTTATCGCTTATTTAAGCATATTTGTAAAGGGATAATTcaaccaaatatgaaaattctgtcattatttactcatctacagtcatggtcaaaagttttggcagtgacataaatgttgtgttttgcaaagtttgctgcctgaactgttgtggtgttcattcacattgtgtctagattattgtgtagagtgatctgTGCATCAatatggcctcacatgcaaggaggAAAccgctacaaagaatattgcacctgaaagcaCCAGGACCATTTAGTGggtcatcaagaacttcaaggagagaggttttcagctgcagtgaagaagtcttcaggacgttcCAGAGTGTCCAGAAAGCACCAGGACCATCTTTCCTCCTCtccctgaggagtcagctacagaatcatatctccagcagtgcagagcttgctcaggaatgacagcaggttggtgtgagagcatctgcacacacagtgaggccaagacttttggacaacggcctggtgtcaagaagagcAGCagagaagccacttctctccaagaaaacgTCAAGGACAttgactgaaattctgcaggaagtacaaggattggacagccaGAAGAAtagttgcaaagttattttctcagATGAATCTCCAATGTTCAGACTTTTTGGGACatcattttggaaaataaatttttCGGTTCAGTgtttttacattgaaattttaatttggaATAGCTCAAATCGTGGCCAGGCAACTTCCCAGATCTCAATCCcgtagagaacctgtggtcagttcttaaaaggcgagtggacaagcagaagcccacaaattgtgatcaactccgagagcTAATAAGGCAATAATGGAtggccatcagtcaggatttggcccagaagctaatatctttaaaatataattttatcccCATGCCAGAGTGAATTAAGCAAGCCAGAGAGAACtccagaggttatgaagaacaagagtCAACgctgtttgtattgttttatttatatgcaatttttgTAGATTTAAGGAGGTTATGTTAAAACTTATATGCTTAtagtttttcagtataccatagaagaATTtggaaattttatgtttatattttttaggtATACCATATTTGTATGTGGTtaaacttttggccacaactgtacaTGTTGTTTCATACCTTTATGACTTTCCTCAGTCTGTTGCCATTGACTTTATGGAAcgaaaaacacaatgaaagctGACGAGACTGTCCTCTTGAGTGAGTCAATATGTCTGATGCATGCGTTTCAGAGAAGGCCATGGCTCGAGGGCAGCAGAAGATCCAGTCTCAGCAGAAGAACGCAAAGAAAGCAGCTGAGAAGAAGAAAGGTCAAGGAGCAGATCAGAAGACAGCAGCCAAAGCAGCGCTGGTCCACACATGTCCTGTCTGCAAGGTGAGAAATTTATGTGACTTAAGTTACGGCCGGAAGGTCACTGGTTTGAGCCGCTGTACCTCAAACTTCTCTTAGCTTCTTAAGATATGTTGTTATTCCTTGTATAGACACAGATGCCAGACCCCAAgacttttaaacagcattttgaaaGCAAACACCCAAAATCTCCTATGCCTCCTGAGCTGGTGGATGTTCAAGCCTAAAGGACACAAGAAACCAACATGGACCTAAAACAGGGGTGAGTCGAATACAGACATCAGGATCAAGcctaaaataaacagacaaaataaatgtacaccTGTCAACATGGCTGTGTAGTCATCTCATAATTATGGTCCAATTTTCAGATCCTGAGGAATGAAACATGATTCGACTCAGCCGACTGACTTGatttgctgtatttcacaaacatAGACCATGTGGACACAATGTCAAGGAGATCTTAGGATGGACTCGAGCACACCAgcgcacatatatatatttttatatttttataagtgcaTATTTCTTCCATCTTTTCAAAGTGTGCTGTGACCTAACCATCTCATTGCCATGTGCTTAAACTCGCCATATTTATTCACCACTTTCTCAAAACCCTGTGGCACTTCGTCcctataaagtaaaaaaaaaaaaagattaggtgctggaatgtataaaaatgtatgagCTCTGATCTTTTTGCTGTGAACCAAAATGGAGAGGGGCACCAATCGGGATTGACATGgtcaaaataatcacaaatgCTGTGAATTTGCACCTGTTCAAGCAGTCAGAATAATATCTGAGTCAGGACCCACGGACCCGCTTGTTACTTTGTTTTCTAAAGTTTTcaataaatgtatatgcatatagTCCATATGTGTGTCATTGTTACTAGAAAGTACATCAAGAGCACGGCTGTTATTAACCTGACAATTGTGAAAAGCTGTAATAGTATCTAGAACGCTAAAAGTGAAAATAGCTTTTCAGCAGTGGATTTTTTTCCACACTATTTACAAAACCATAAAGGCAATTTGGTTAACAAATAGCCTACTTGTTTTAAAACTGCATTCAGTActtgtttacttcacatttttattGCTGATTAAGCACTGGTACAAACATGGTGTTAAGCTGGATGCACACTAgacgattttcaaatcttaaccGATTTTAAAACCACAGACAAGAAGACAGTTCAACAGCTTTTTAGCTTTATAATCCTCTGAACGCACACACTAGACAATTCGATGAGACCACACACTTGATGATTGTGACACGTGATCTCACGGACACTGACGAGATCAAACGTGATTAGAGAAaaggtagttcacccaaaataaaagttctcatcatttattcaagttgttccacacctgtatgaatttgtttcttctgctgaacacaaagttattttgaagaatatggataaccaaacagttgacggtagccattgacttccatagtattttggaaattctttaaaatatcttattttgtactcaactggagaaaaaaaacaaaacacaaaaaacatacaggtctggaaaaacatgagggtgagtaatttatgccagaaatttcatttttgggtgaattatttctttaacgTGTGAAGCTTTATAACCTCTTAACCCGCACGGGCCAAGGCGGGAGAGCGTGTTTAGGCATATCTGTACTTTTAATTAcctttgttttgtaaaaatattccaAAGGCCAAAACACTCAAGATTCATGTTCCGAACTTGTTTTTGAAATCAATACACCAGAGAGGAAAGGGTTAAATGAAATGCTTAAGGACTGGCCATTTAAATTAGCACCAAACTActgactgcaaaaataaataaataaataaataaaataaaaatgatccatGTGTGCAGCCTACTCAGACTGAATTTCTGTCTCTTTTCTTCACTTGGGTGTGGGTGGTACaagttattttaaaagcattttaccaGTTTTACATGCAAGAAAAAGTGATGTGAGCGTCAAAGCACCCTGCTGATTTCCACATTCCACAATTATACAAACCTGGACAATTTAAATGTAAGAAAGCtatacaaaa
The Cyprinus carpio isolate SPL01 chromosome A19, ASM1834038v1, whole genome shotgun sequence genome window above contains:
- the LOC109111633 gene encoding protein N-terminal glutamine amidohydrolase-like; the protein is MGRMNAECAPSEYTVITPSRDQCVYTSCYCEENVWKLCEYVKDQGTCSFDEVYAVFISNDRKMIPIWKQKSSRGDEPVIWDYHVVLLHVNKQGLSYIYDLDTILPFPCLLDVYSKEAFRSDEHLKPAFWRKLRVIPGDIYMKRFASDRSHMKDSDGNWRMPPPPYPCLETSESKMNLDHFICMDARVGYGEVYSLSDFVQNFEVK
- the LOC109064395 gene encoding proteasome subunit alpha type-2; this translates as MAERGYSFSLTTFSPSGKLVQIEYALAAVAAGAPSVGIKASNGVVLATEKKQKSILYDEQSVHKVEPITKHIGMVYSGMGPDYRVLVRRARKLAQQYFLVYQEPIPTGQLVQRVASVMQEYTQSGGVRPFGVSLLIAGWDEDRPYLFQSDPSGAYFAWKATAMGKSYVNGKTFLEKRYNEDLELEDAIHTAILTLKESFEGQMTEENIEVGICNEAGFRRLSPAEVKDYLAAIA
- the LOC109111634 gene encoding zinc finger protein 706, giving the protein MARGQQKIQSQQKNAKKAAEKKKGQGADQKTAAKAALVHTCPVCKTQMPDPKTFKQHFESKHPKSPMPPELVDVQA